Proteins encoded by one window of Arabidopsis thaliana chromosome 2, partial sequence:
- a CDS encoding Uncharacterized protein family (UPF0497) (Uncharacterised protein family (UPF0497); FUNCTIONS IN: molecular_function unknown; INVOLVED IN: biological_process unknown; LOCATED IN: plasma membrane, membrane; EXPRESSED IN: 24 plant structures; EXPRESSED DURING: 13 growth stages; CONTAINS InterPro DOMAIN/s: Uncharacterised protein family UPF0497, trans-membrane plant (InterPro:IPR006702); BEST Arabidopsis thaliana protein match is: Uncharacterised protein family (UPF0497) (TAIR:AT2G36330.1); Has 221 Blast hits to 221 proteins in 16 species: Archae - 0; Bacteria - 0; Metazoa - 0; Fungi - 0; Plants - 221; Viruses - 0; Other Eukaryotes - 0 (source: NCBI BLink).): MTNPDNMKPVEATDVESAAEKTSEPTPASGTSTITQRWKREDLIKKASPITRGICLLFSLIAFLIMVSNKHGYGRNFNDYEEYRYVLAISIISTLYTAWQTFAHFSKREIFDRRTSILVDFSGDQIVAYLLISAASSAIPLTNIFREGQDNIFTDSAASAISMAIFAFIALALSALFSGYKLSTHSFI, from the exons ATGACGAATCCCGATAACATGAAACCGGTTGAAGCTACTGACGTGGAATCTGCGGCGGAGAAGACGTCGGAGCCGACGCCGGCATCTGGAACGTCGACGATTACTCAGAGATGGAAAAGAGAGGATTTGATAAAGAAAGCATCTCCGATTACGAGAGGAATCTGtcttttgttctctcttaTTGCTTTCTTAATTATGGTCTCTAATAAACATGGTTACGGTAGAAACTTCAATGACTACGAAGAGTACAG ATATGTATTGGCGATTTCGATTATTTCAACATTATACACTGCGTGGCAAACATTTGCACATTTCTCAAAAAGGGAAATTTTCGATCGCCGGACTTCTATTTTGGTCGATTTCTCCGGCGACCAG ATTGTGGCGTATTTGCTTATATCAGCTGCATCATCTGCAATTCCATTGACAAACATATTCAGAGAAGGTCAAGATAACATTTTCACTGATTCTGCTGCTTCTGCTATAAGTATGGCTATCTTCGCATTCATTGCTTTAGCTCTCTCTGCTCTCTTCTCCGGTTACAAACTCTCCACTCATTCTTTTATCTGA
- the WRKY33 gene encoding WRKY DNA-binding protein 33 (WRKY DNA-binding protein 33 (WRKY33); CONTAINS InterPro DOMAIN/s: DNA-binding WRKY (InterPro:IPR003657); BEST Arabidopsis thaliana protein match is: WRKY DNA-binding protein 4 (TAIR:AT1G13960.1); Has 7573 Blast hits to 4449 proteins in 326 species: Archae - 2; Bacteria - 120; Metazoa - 293; Fungi - 170; Plants - 5689; Viruses - 9; Other Eukaryotes - 1290 (source: NCBI BLink).) — protein sequence MAASFLTMDNSRTRQNMNGSANWSQQSGRTSTSSLEDLEIPKFRSFAPSSISISPSLVSPSTCFSPSLFLDSPAFVSSSANVLASPTTGALITNVTNQKGINEGDKSNNNNFNLFDFSFHTQSSGVSAPTTTTTTTTTTTTTNSSIFQSQEQQKKNQSEQWSQTETRPNNQAVSYNGREQRKGEDGYNWRKYGQKQVKGSENPRSYYKCTFPNCPTKKKVERSLEGQITEIVYKGSHNHPKPQSTRRSSSSSSTFHSAVYNASLDHNRQASSDQPNSNNSFHQSDSFGMQQEDNTTSDSVGDDEFEQGSSIVSRDEEDCGSEPEAKRWKGDNETNGGNGGGSKTVREPRIVVQTTSDIDILDDGYRWRKYGQKVVKGNPNPRSYYKCTTIGCPVRKHVERASHDMRAVITTYEGKHNHDVPAARGSGYATNRAPQDSSSVPIRPAAIAGHSNYTTSSQAPYTLQMLHNNNTNTGPFGYAMNNNNNNSNLQTQQNFVGGGFSRAKEEPNEETSFFDSFMP from the exons ATGGCTGCTTCTTTTCTTACAATGGACAATAGCAGAACCAGACAAAACATGAATGGTTCTGCTAATTGGTCACAACAATCCGGAAGAACATCTACTTCCTCTTTGGAAGATCTTGAGATACCAAAGTTCAGATCTTTTGCTCCTTCTTCAATCTCTATCTCTCCTTCTCTTGTCTCTCCTTCCACTTGTTTCAGtccctctctttttctcgATTCCCCTGCTTTTGTCTCCTCCTCTGCTAAC GTTCTAGCTTCTCCAACCACAGGAGCTTTAATCACAAACGTAACTAACCAGAAAGGTATAAATGAAGGAGAcaagagcaacaacaacaactttaaCTTATTCGATTTCTCATTCCACACACAATCATCAGGAGTTTCTGCTCCGACCACAACTACAACTACAACTacaactacaacaacaacaaacagtTCTATCTTTCAATCTCAG gaacaacagaagaagaaccaGTCAGAACAATGGAGCCAAACCGAGACTCGTCCAAACAATCAAGCTGTATCTTACAATGGAAGAGAGCAAAGGAAAGGAGAGGATGGTTACAATTGGAGAAAGTACGGACAAAAACAGGTGAAAGGAAGTGAGAATCCTCGGAGTTACTATAAGTGTACTTTCCCTAATTGtccaacgaagaagaaagtggaGAGATCTTTGGAAGGTCAGATCACAGAGATTGTGTATAAAGGAAGCCACAACCATCCTAAACCTCAGTCTACTAGAagatcttcttcgtcttcttcgacTTTTCATTCAGCTGTGTACAATGCCAGTTTGGATCATAATCGTCAAGCTTCTTCTGATCAGCCTAATTCCAATAATAGCTTTCATCAGTCTGATTCCTTTGGGATGCAACAAGAGGATAATACTACTTCTGATTCTGTTGGTGACGATGAGTTCGAACAAGGCTCATCGATTGTCAgcagagacgaagaagattgTGGGAGTGAACCTGAAGCAAAGAGATG gAAAGGGGACAATGAAACAAATGGTGGGAATGGTGGTGGAAGCAAGACAGTGAGAGAGCCGAGAATCGTAGTGCAGACAACGAGTGATATTGACATTCTTGACGACGGTTACAGATGGAGAAAATACGGCCAGAAAGTCGTTAAGGGAAACCCAAATCCAAG AAGCTACTACAAGTGCACAACCATCGGTTGTCCAGTGAGGAAACATGTGGAGAGAGCATCACACGACATGAGAGCAGTAATCACAACCTACGAAGGGAAACACAACCACGATGTTCCTGCAGCTCGTGGTAGCGGTTACGCCACAAACAGAGCACCACAGGATTCGTCTTCAGTCCCGATTAGACCAGCTGCTATTGCTGGTCACTCCAACTACACTACTTCTTCTCAAGCACCATATACACTTCAGATGCtgcacaacaacaacactaatACCGGGCCTTTTGGTTACGCCAtgaacaacaataacaacaacagcaacctTCAAACGCAACAAAACTTTGTTGGTGGTGGATTCTCTAGAGCAAAGGAAGAACCAAACGAGGAGACCTCATTTTTCGATTCGTTTATGCcctga
- the CIPK22 gene encoding CBL-interacting Serine/Threonine-kinase (CBL-interacting protein kinase 22 (CIPK22); FUNCTIONS IN: protein serine/threonine kinase activity, protein kinase activity, kinase activity, ATP binding; INVOLVED IN: signal transduction, protein amino acid phosphorylation; LOCATED IN: endomembrane system; EXPRESSED IN: sperm cell, stamen; EXPRESSED DURING: 4 anthesis; CONTAINS InterPro DOMAIN/s: Protein kinase, ATP binding site (InterPro:IPR017441), Serine/threonine-protein kinase domain (InterPro:IPR002290), NAF/FISL domain (InterPro:IPR018451), Serine/threonine-protein kinase-like domain (InterPro:IPR017442), Serine/threonine-protein kinase, active site (InterPro:IPR008271), Protein kinase-like domain (InterPro:IPR011009), NAF domain (InterPro:IPR004041), CBL-interacting protein kinase (InterPro:IPR020660), Protein kinase, catalytic domain (InterPro:IPR000719), Calcium/calmodulin-dependent protein kinase-like (InterPro:IPR020636), Tyrosine-protein kinase, catalytic domain (InterPro:IPR020635); BEST Arabidopsis thaliana protein match is: SOS3-interacting protein 4 (TAIR:AT2G30360.1); Has 35333 Blast hits to 34131 proteins in 2444 species: Archae - 798; Bacteria - 22429; Metazoa - 974; Fungi - 991; Plants - 531; Viruses - 0; Other Eukaryotes - 9610 (source: NCBI BLink).), giving the protein MAEDSNSSESIIVNVTGDDNKSALFGKYDLGKLLGSGAFAKVYQAEDLQNGGESVAIKVVQKKRLKDGLTAHVKREISVMRRLRHPHIVLLSEVLATKTKIYFVMELAKGGELFSRVTSNRFTESLSRKYFRQLISAVRYCHARGVFHRDLKPENLLLDENRDLKVSDFGLSAMKEQIHPDGMLHTLCGTPAYVAPELLLKKGYDGSKADIWSCGVVLFLLNAGYLPFRDPNIMGLYRKIHKAQYKLPDWTSSDLRKLLRRLLEPNPELRITVEEILKDPWFNHGVDPSEIIGIQADDYDLEENGKILNAFDLISSASSSNLSGLFGNFVTPDHCDQFVSDESTAVIMRKVEEVAKQLNLRIAKKKERAIKLEGPHGVANVVVKVRRLTNELVMVEMKNKQRDVGLVWADALRQKLRRLINQPVYKVPDKP; this is encoded by the coding sequence atggCCGAAGACTCTAATTCTTCCGAATCAATCATTGTTAACGTCACCGGAGATGATAATAAGTCGGCTTTGTTCGGTAAGTACGATCTCGGTAAGCTCCTCGGTAGCGGCGCGTTTGCCAAAGTCTACCAAGCGGAGGATCTTCAAAACGGCGGCGAAAGCGTTGCGATCAAAGTCGTACAAAAAAAACGTTTGAAAGACGGTTTAACGGCGCACGTTAAGAGAGAAATATCTGTCATGCGCCGCCTCCGTCATCCTCATATCGTGCTCCTCTCCGAAGTCCTCGCCACAAAGACGAAGATCTACTTCGTCATGGAGCTAGCCAAAGGTGGTGAGCTCTTCTCAAGAGTCACCAGCAACCGTTTCACAGAGAGTCTTAGCCGGAAATATTTCCGGCAATTGATCTCCGCCGTGAGATACTGCCACGCAAGAGGAGTTTTCCACCGTGATTTGAAGCCGGAGAATCTCCTCCTCGACGAGAATCGAGATCTGAAGGTTTCAGACTTCGGTCTCAGTGCGATGAAGGAGCAGATCCACCCCGACGGAATGCTACATACGCTCTGTGGAACTCCGGCTTACGTAGCACCGGAGCTTCTTTTGAAGAAAGGCTACGACGGTTCTAAAGCTGATATTTGGTCATGCGGCGtcgttttgtttcttctcaacGCAGGCTACTTGCCGTTTCGTGATCCAAACATCATGGGACTCTACCGGAAAATCCACAAGGCTCAATACAAGTTACCGGATTGGACATCTTCAGATCTGCGGAAACTCCTCCGCCGTCTCTTGGAGCCAAATCCGGAACTGCGAATCACCGTGGAGGAGATTCTAAAGGATCCGTGGTTCAATCATGGAGTAGATCCAAGCGAAATCATCGGAATCCAAGCCGATGATTACGATCTGGAAGAAAACGGTAAAATTCTAAACGCGttcgatttgatttcttcGGCGTCGAGCTCGAATCTCTCCGGTTTGTTTGGAAATTTCGTGACGCCGGATCATTGCGACCAGTTTGTATCCGATGAGAGTACGGCCGTTATTATGAGGAAGGTCGAGGAAGTTGCGAAGCAGTTAAATTTGAGAATcgcgaagaagaaggagagagcgATAAAGCTTGAAGGTCCACATGGAGTAGCTAATGTCGTCGTTAAAGTTCGCCGGCTAACAAATGAACTAGTGATGgtggagatgaagaacaagcaAAGAGACGTGGGCTTGGTTTGGGCCGATGCTCTTAGACAAAAGTTACGTCGTTTGATTAACCAACCGGTTTATAAAGTTCCTGACAAACCGTAA